The Macaca mulatta isolate MMU2019108-1 chromosome X, T2T-MMU8v2.0, whole genome shotgun sequence DNA window ctgcactctggagggccaaggcaggcaggttccttgagtccaggagctcaagaccagcctaggcaacatggcgaaacctccatctctactaaaaatgcaaaaaaaaaataaaaataaaaataaaaaaaattcaggagtggtggtgcacacctacagccccagctactcaggaggctgaggtgaggatcatctgagcccagggagttgaggctgctgtgagctgtgatggccccactgcactccagcctgggcaacaagagtgagaccctatctcaataaaaaaacaaaaaacgaaaaaacaaaaacaaaaacaaaatgtcaacGTGTATGACCtttacagaggaagaagcaggtCATTTTGATTACATTTAGGCAGTGGTTGATGTAAGGGGCAGAGGGCAAGACATCTTGGTCACCTTGAGGTTTGTGGCTTAGGAAAATCAAGGAATTCTGTTTCCCCAGTTTCAAGTGGGAAAAGGATAGGTATATATGCTACCAGAAGCTGAGATGGAATGGAATCACTTAAAGAGAGGTGATAGTTTCCCTTGGGAACATAGTGGGCTTAGAACACAGCTCAGAGTCCAGAGGAAGTTCAGGTTAGGGCGTGGTAGAGGAGACACTAAGCACTCATCAACAACCAATCAGAGAGCTGCTAGGACTCTGGATGCTGGGGACATGGAGCTGGGAAAGGGTGATGGGTGATAATGAACCCCAAAGAGAGGTGGATGAAGGAATCTGGAGTCGGGAGCCTTAGACTTGGCCCTGCCCAAGTGGTTGGTGCGTTTGGTGAGAGAACTTTCAGCAGTGTCCCTGAGAACTTTGAGCAGGGACTGAGGACATCTTTCCTTGGCTGGAAGTAAGGGGAAGAGCAAAGGAAAGGGGAGTGGTTTTGCTTCCTCATAtattctccctccttctcttacTAGGGCCTTCTTAGCTCCTTTGCCAAGCCAAGTGTCACATGTGGATTGGTATTAAGGAGAATGCATTAAGTGACCCCAGTGATGTTTTCAGAAGAGAGGAGGCCCACGCCTGTTGATTTGGTTCCTCTCTTCTCGCTCCCTCCTATGTATACCCTGCCTGTTTCTTTTGGGCCTTCCTGGGGGTATCTTTTCTCCAAAATCATCCCCTCAAGCTACGGTTGTGTGTTATGAGTCACCTTGCCACTCACTCCGAAGCTCTCATATGaaagcagagcaggagagagaggaaggatcTGGGCTTGAGTCCTAATTCCCATAATAGTCATGTGACTTCgggcaagtcacttaaactcactgagtctcagtttctttatccagacaGTGAGGGCAAAGAGCATGTCCTTCATATGGGTATTGTGCAGATGACACGAGATCACGGCTGCAGCATAGGCCTGGCACTGACAGGGTGCTCAAGGGATATTCAGGGGGTCAGCAAAACAGCCCCTACTGGCTGAGGGGCCTCTCCCACCCAGTCCGTTTATACTCAGTCAGACACcaagtttatttttagaaaaacagagCAAAGTTTATTGAAATTTCAAGCtacatttgaaaaatcaaaatccaAATCCTGGAACCATACATCAGGATAAGGTGTCAAAAAGTGGAAAGTGTTCACTCTCACAAAACCCGCTACAGACAAGCTTTCTGGGCACACCTCCCAGGCTCCATTGGATCAAAGCCATTCCCTTGTTCATCCCTCATCCACAGTAGGACACCATCCTTCTGTTCACTTGAAAGTTTTCCacaataattacaaaacaaaacaaaacaaaacaaaacaaaaaacgtttTCAAATGACACTGTGAAGCCCAAACTGATCTTCTCTCAACCCCATTCTATGTAGTCAGCACCAGTGAATGGTGGGTTTGGCATTCAAAAGAGGACTTCACGTTTCAGTGGACAGCTGGGGAAAGGGTTGCAGCAGCAAGGCATCCGTGGCCGCATTCAGAGCCTGGCCCCTCTCCTTGCCTTTACTCTCGAGTCTTACTTAACCTAAAGGACAAACTGGGTCAACTTGGTAAATGAACACAGTCAAAGACTTAGCCATAAGAGGTAAGGGACCAGTCAATATTCCCAAGGCTGGTTAGGCCCTTCAACATGTAGGtggatgtgtgtatgtatacatcgCTACACTAAGATACAGATCTAGCCCTATGGGTATATATACGCATTTATGGCTATATAGAAAAACTATGCCAATACTAACCAAACAGAACTTTGTAAGCGGTCATCCCAAAGCTGTAATCCCACACTGGGCTGTGCACAAAGCCATGCATTATACCATATTAACCAACAGAAGGCTGACTTGGCTCAATCTCTCCCATCTGTGTCCCCTGCCTTCATGAagcaggggagaagagagaggttGTCTCTGCTTAAAACAAGTGGCTTCTTCATAGGAACAGTCATTGTCAGGTGAAGCTGCTGAAGATGTCCATGGAAATGAGAAACAGACCCCTTAAACTTTCTGGAGCAAACTGGTGTCACACCTCAAACTACCCTTCTCCTTTGCCAGTTGCAGCTAAGTTGCCCAGGCCCTGGGAGCCCCCAGGGCGCAGTAGCATTAGAGGCTCACTGGCTTGGTGTTACTAGGCCCCATgcaactcagcctccagagacCTGCTCTTGTCAGGGGGTCTGTCACTGGAGTGGACCCAGGTGGCCATGTCCTTAGGACATCTCTTGGCACCAGCTATGCTAGGTGTAAAGTTCTCCTCGTGAGATGACGCTTGGGGAGCCaaaaacaaactggaaagaaCTAGGTAAAACAAGTTTAGTGGCTCTGCCCACCCTGAGGACAGAGCCACTTACACCGCAGAACCACCAGGAGCCTCGGGCACTTGTGGGGATTCGGGAGCTGGCTCTTCAGGGCTCAGACAGGACTGGAACTTCTCCAGCTGCTCTGGGCTTGCCAGGGTCTTCAACAGGGTGTTCTCACGCTCTAGCTGGGAGTTCTTCTCCACCAGCTCTCGGATCTGCTCCTTCAGGATCTCCACCTCCTCTCTCACAGCATACATCAGATGATTCTTCACCAGATCCTGCCAATGAGGGAATCATAACAAAGCCATTCCTTAGCCATCATGGACCCTCTGCAGCACCTTTGCTCTGCCATTGGTGTGCCTGTGCTGTCCTTAATGCCAGGGCCCTCCAGCCTTCCCTCAGTGAACTGGTCTGGCAAGTCCAATTCCTCGTTCACCTTTCTCTGAAGCACTTAAACCCTCATTCAGGAGAGCTACATGATTTGGCTCATGCTGGAGTTGAGAGCCCAGCTTTGAACTAGATAGGTTCTCCCCTCCAAGTTTCCAATGACTTTCAAAGCTGGCTGCTGAGGGGCCTTTGGGATGACACTTCTGCTGGTTGCCGGTGGTTTGCTATGTCCCCCATTTTACATAAGCCCCTGCTGCTGCTGATCCAGATCTGGGGGAAGGGGAGACCTGCAATGCATCCCATACTGTTTGTCTGCTGTACAAATCTTAACCAAGAGAATAAAATTGGCTATTTTGGAGTCTCCTCCCCTCCATATGACCCAGCACATTGAATTGCAGCTGTCCTGCAGCCGGCCAGTTAGCATGCAGGACATTGGCCTTGGGGAAAGGTACAGAACTCCTGCATCCTCTCTGAATTTGATGACTGCAATGGGGGCAGGGAAGGTGTCCTTAAGCTCCAGGGCACAATTAAGTGGCTCCCAACcgctgaagtcctaaccctctgCAGCCATTGTGGCTGCTCCTTGGAGTATGACCTCTACCTGGTAAGGAGAGGGACAGGGGTGAGGTGCTTCGCTTCCTGTTTCCACCCAACTCCTGACCCCAGTCCAGGCTCTGCAGAGGCACTGCAGTGCTGTTGCATCCAATGAGCTCTGCCCCTTGCTAGCTGCACGATGCACACAAATGCAAGAATCTGAGCTCCCTGCCCAGCAACAGGCCCAGAAGAGAGTCAGAGCCTGCTGCAAAGACCTGagatggaggagagaggaagaaaggagggagccCGGGAAGGGAAGACTGGAAATGCCCTAAAAAGTGTCACTGTAATCAGACTCCACCTCCAGTGGGGATAGGAGGCAGGCTGTCGGCTTCCTCAGGGTTTTGGCTAACGGCTTTTTCACCCATTCCCTCAATCCTGCCCAGAGTTACATAAGCAGCAGCTAAGTCAGGGGATGAGAATGACGCAGTGTTGCCACTCACCATGGCCTGTTCGATCTTGTTGTCTATGGCCACCACGCTGGCTCCGGAGGCACTGCCAAGACAAAAAGCAAAGCGACCTATTACCCACTCGGTTCTACTCTGAGTACATGGCAGTTGTGGCCAAAGtcctccacctgccttggctcttcctctctatctctctttctcgCCTCCCTGGCCCA harbors:
- the TSC22D3 gene encoding TSC22 domain family protein 3 isoform X3: MRRCSFLQGLRKDLGTKCPELWAREARKRDREEEPSASGASVVAIDNKIEQAMDLVKNHLMYAVREEVEILKEQIRELVEKNSQLERENTLLKTLASPEQLEKFQSCLSPEEPAPESPQVPEAPGGSAV
- the TSC22D3 gene encoding TSC22 domain family protein 3 isoform X4, which produces MDLVKNHLMYAVREEVEILKEQIRELVEKNSQLERENTLLKTLASPEQLEKFQSCLSPEEPAPESPQVPEAPGGSAV
- the TSC22D3 gene encoding TSC22 domain family protein 3 isoform X2 produces the protein MNTEMYQTPMEVAVYQLHNFSISFFSSLLGGDVVSVKLDNSASGASVVAIDNKIEQAMDLVKNHLMYAVREEVEILKEQIRELVEKNSQLERENTLLKTLASPEQLEKFQSCLSPEEPAPESPQVPEAPGGSAV